In Quercus lobata isolate SW786 chromosome 12, ValleyOak3.0 Primary Assembly, whole genome shotgun sequence, a genomic segment contains:
- the LOC115969786 gene encoding phospholipase A1-Igamma1, chloroplastic-like codes for MVISLSNTSVLPFTTQPRPFPVPFLAKKSQLEVSNFATKTPTSTILCKVLSNTSHSLSNVITELEKQTPHQDQDQDVQLENITTQIDDDHDHQRQVEVSDAWREIHGQDDWVGLLDPMDPLLRSELIRYGEMAQTCYDAFDFDPFSKYCGSCRFMRRDFFDCLGMSHIGYDISRYLYATSNINLPNFFKKSRWPKVWSKNANWIGYVAVSNDETSKRLGRRDISIAWRGTVTRLEWIADLMDFLKPISSNKVPCPDSTVKVESGFLDLYTDKDESCKFCKYSAREQILSEVKKILGMYANEEISITITGHSLGGALAILSGYDIVETGLNVLKDSRAVPVCVFSYAGPRVGNVRFKERLETLGLKVLRVVNVNDMVPKSPGLFFNEQVPSMLMKIAEGLPWSYSHVGVELALDHKNSPFLKQTSDPTCAHNLEAHLHLLDGYHGKGHRFVLASGRDPALVNKAADFLKDHYLVPPYWRQDENKGMVRNKDGRWVQLERPKLDDHPPDMHHLLKQLGLAH; via the exons ATGGTCATTTCCCTATCTAACACCAGTGTCCTTCCCTTCACCACACAACCAAGGCCATTTCCGGTACcatttctagccaaaaaatCCCAACTTGAAGTTTCAAACTTTGCCACAAAAACACCTACATCTACAATATTATGCAAGGTACTCTCCAATACAAGCCACTCCCTCTCGAACGTTATCACCGAGCTAGAGAAGCAAACACCACACcaagatcaagatcaagatGTACAACTTGAAAACATCACCACCCAAATTGATGATGATCATGACCATCAGCGCCAAGTAGAAGTATCCGATGCTTGGCGTGAAATCCACGGTCAAGATGACTGGGTTGGCTTATTGGACCCCATGGACCCACTTCTCCGATCAGAGCTAATCCGCTATGGTGAAATGGCACAAACATGTTACGACGCTTTCGATTTCGATCCCTTTTCCAAGTACTGTGGAAGCTGTAGGTTCATGCGCCGTGACTTCTTCGATTGCCTAGGAATGTCCCACATCGGCTACGACATCTCTCGTTATCTCTACGCAACCTCAAACATTAACCTCCCTAACTTCTTCAAGAAATCAAGGTGGCCTAAAGTGTGGTCCAAGAACGCTAATTGGATCGGATACGTCGCCGTTTCTAACGACGAAACATCCAAACGCTTAGGCCGCCGTGACATTAGCATTGCATGGAGAGGCACGGTGACACGTCTCGAATGGATAGCTGACCTAATGGACTTTCTCAAGCCTATCTCTTCCAACAAAGTCCCTTGCCCTGACTCAACTGTCAAAGTCGAATCTGGGTTCTTAGATTTATACACAGACAAAGATGAATCCTGCAAATTTTGCAAGTACTCAGccagagagcaaattttatccgaggtaaaaaaaatacttggcATGTACGCAAACGAAGAGATAAGCATTACTATCACAGGGCATAGTCTAGGGGGTGCTTTAGCTATCTTAAGTGGTTATGATATTGTGGAAACGGGTTTGAATGTGTTGAAGGATAGTAGAGCCGTGCCTGTGTGCGTGTTTTCTTATGCTGGTCCAAGAGTTGGGAATGTGAGGTTCAAAGAGAGGCTTGAGACTTTGGGATTGAAGGTGTTGAGGGTTGTGAATGTGAATGATATGGTGCCAAAGTCACCAGGGCTGTTTTTTAATGAGCAAGTGCCATCTATGTTGATGAAAATAGCTGAGGGTTTGCCTTGGAGTTACTCGCATGTTGGAGTTGAGCTTGCTCTGGATCATAAGAACTCGCCCTTCTTGAAGCAGACTAGTGATCCTACTTGTGCACATAATTTGGAGGCTCACCTGCATTTGCTTGATGG ATACCATGGGAAAGGCCATAGATTTGTGCTAGCAAGTGGAAGAGATCCTGCCCTGGTGAACAAGGCCGCTGATTTTTTGAAAGATCATTATTTGGTTCCACCCTACTGGAGGCAAGATGAGAACAAGGGTATGGTGAGGAACAAGGATGGTCGTTGGGTGCAGCTTGAACGGCCAAAACTCGATGATCATCCTCCAGATATGCATCACCTTCTCAAGCAATTAGGCCTCGCTCATTAA